AAGGAACGCAAATGACGACATTGGTTGGTTTGGTGGGTTGGCGCGGCATGGTCGGCTCGGTGCTGATGGACCGCATGGCCCAGGAGCGGGATTTCGACCTGATCGAGCCGCTGTTCTTCAGCACCTCGAACGCCGGCGGCGCGGCCCCCTCGTTCGCCAAGAACGAGACGGCGCTGCAGAACGCCTTCGACATCGAGCAGCTCAAGCGCTGCGACATCGTCCTCACCTGCCAAGGCGGCGACTACACCAACGAGGTCTATCCCAAGCTGCGCGCGGCGGGCTGGAACGGTCACTGGATCGATGCGGCCTCGTCGTTGCGGATGAACGAGAACGCCGTCATCGTGCTCGACCCGGTCAACATGCCGGTCATCAAGCAGGCGCTGTCGCAAGGCGGCAAGGACTGGATTGGCGGCAACTGCACCGTCAGCTGCATGCTGATGGGCGTGGGCGCGCTCTACAAGGCGGGTCTGGTGGAGTGGATGTCCACCCAGACCTATCAGGCGGCCTCGGGCGGCGGCGCGCAGCACATGCGCGAGCTGCTGACCCAATACGGCGCGCTGAATGCCGAAGTCAAGTCGCTGCTGGACGACCCGAAGAGCGCCATTCTGGAAATCGACCGCAAGATCATCGCCAAGCAGCGCGGCTTCTCGGCCGATGAGGTGGCCAACTTCGGCGTGCCGCTGGGCGGCTCGCTGATTCCCTGGATCGACAAGGACCTGGGCAACGGCACTTCCAAGGAAGAGTGGAAGGGCATGGCCGAGACCAACAAGATCCTCGGCCAGGGCGAGGGCTT
The Roseateles amylovorans genome window above contains:
- the asd gene encoding aspartate-semialdehyde dehydrogenase, whose translation is MTTLVGLVGWRGMVGSVLMDRMAQERDFDLIEPLFFSTSNAGGAAPSFAKNETALQNAFDIEQLKRCDIVLTCQGGDYTNEVYPKLRAAGWNGHWIDAASSLRMNENAVIVLDPVNMPVIKQALSQGGKDWIGGNCTVSCMLMGVGALYKAGLVEWMSTQTYQAASGGGAQHMRELLTQYGALNAEVKSLLDDPKSAILEIDRKIIAKQRGFSADEVANFGVPLGGSLIPWIDKDLGNGTSKEEWKGMAETNKILGQGEGFGTAAVPVDGFCVRIGAMRCHSQALTFKLKKDVPLADIEAMIAADNEWVKVVPNTREATIKDLTPVAATGTLTIPVGRIRKMAMGPEYVGAFTVGDQLLWGAAEPLRRMLRILLDR